CGGCGACTGGTAAGGATAAAAGCTTtctattttatttgaaaaattttttattcgaaaatcgaTAATAAAACGTATATTATGTATCTTTATAATAATACCTACAGATTTTGTTAATCACGACGGATTTCTCACTTTCTTTTTTTGTCTCTTCTTATATTGATTAGCTTGGCATCTGGGTACATCGCGGCGATGTTGAATGGATGTGCGGAGAGTGATTGCGTACGTGTTGGTTTAAATGCTGCAGTTCAATCTCTTCTTTCATTGCAAACTGTTCCGGATGGATTACGTTATGGTGTGATTGAGAAGCCGGTGTCGAGTATCGAGATACCCTTAACAGGTAAATGCTCTGATTTGAGGTATGAGAGACTTAAAATAGGCGAGTGGAAGGgaatgcgaaatttttttcaatttttttagaactgaAAAGAGGCATTGTCGCGAGTAATATATTACCTATTTACATTTGTAGCATGTTAGTTAGAGTGTAGCTTTCTAGTCGGAAATAGGTATTTCCCGGATAAattaatttgaactttttgttttcaggTGAAGTGAACGTAGGATGAGGAtccccaaaaaaagaaaagaaaactgagGATGTGATATTTgttatgaatgatttttttattttaattgtatGGGCAAAgaatgaatatatttttttattattattttagagGCTGGTTGTTCTTATATTAGTATTTACCAATGTCAACTGTATGATGTATATTATGTGTGGTTAATAATTATTGAGCAGtgttcatatatttttttaaaatttttaatcagaaCCAGATacgatattttaattaaaaatgagggcattgaaattaattattttattttttttaaattaatttactcgaataatttttaatctaaataaaagatcagaaaaaaatacatgtaggacataataatttataattttatttagtcggggagcccgcttaaggatctattgcacacCCCCGGGCGaccctctgggacaacttttttcttgaaggggaagTCCTAAAGAATATTtatagcccttgtcctaaaaaaaagtggccctacttacaaaatggcgaccatttggATTCACAggttagccgaaatcgcagattttgcgttccaacataagacttgcacaaaatttttcaaaccgtacagaGGTACCTAGATCGAAagatttggtgaattttcaaaaatcaaatttaggccaaaaatgagggaaaaaatcaaaattttatcaaattgaccaagaaagctgaaatttggaatataccctattttcgacatgtcaaatcgattggaaactgtttcaaaccgttttgagcagttctggagcctccagcagatttttagaactggaaattcccacaaaatttcatcaaatggagttggataaccgaaatttactctgcaaactaatttcaatacgctacgaagtcgactgcaggaggatttcaagttgttttggagcctccagcgatttttcgaaaattactggagcctccagcagatttttgaaacttgaaatttccccaaaatttcatcaaacggagatggaaagtcgaaattcattctgcaaactaatttcaatacgctatatgaagtcaactgctgctggatttcaagtcgtcttggagcctccagcgactttttgaaaggtcgtatggcgctttttggaaaattgaaatttccgaaaagtagttggaagcttcaaaactatttgaaaccaccttgTAGTCGACTTCacatcgtattgaaattagttttcgaagtaaatttcagcttgtcaactccatttggtaaaatgttgcggaaatttcaaatttcaaagatgtactagaggttccagtaattttcaaaaaaacgctggaggctccaaaatgacttgaacccacctgaagtcgtcttcatagggtgttaaaattcaagtgtggagtaaatttcagctttccatctccatttgatgaaattttgtaaaaatttaatttttaaaaaatctgctggaggctccagtaattttcaaaaaatctgcaggaggctccagaactgctgaaaacggtttgaaacagtttccaaccgatttgacatgtcgaaaatagggcatatcccaaatttcagcttttttggtcaatttggtaaaattttgatttttcccctcatttttggcctaaatttgatttttgaaaattcaccaaaaatcgaaaaacgcactttagcacttgaaattttgacggggGAACTCCTTTTGATTTCAGCGTAGAAAACATATCAAAATCAATACAGCGGAGGCCgaaaaacatataaaatgcaAGACCCCATTCTCTACCCATTTGTTCGGaattgattcttgaaaaattcacatttctgcaaaaaacacTCAATTTCTGCCTTTGAGTGAATTCCAACCCAGTTTCCACGAGAAGGAAGAGGTTTCATGAGTTCCGGTTTgtggcattgaattcgccgtcccaaaaaaccccatTGCACAACTTGTCGACAccctttttttcatgatgtaaTGGAAGTAATGGAAAATTAAACAATCGTTTTCGTCACCATCCTGGTTCACCGAATTTTCGCACGTATTACGTACAcaagaatatttcaaaattcaccgtTGTatggaaaatgaagaattgcTGACCCGACTTCAACTCATCGTTAGAAACAGTTACCAGGTAATTTGAACTAGTTGTATTTTAATAAGACTTTCTCTAAATTTCGATACAATTTattgacttaatttttttttaaataaataacaaTCACCCGTATATCATATGCACGTAGAAGAATCTAATTAAGATAAAATACGAAACAATCattgtaggtaatttaattgACATTCCGTCGTCCATTCGTATTTCGTATCGTAAGTAATTATTATTCGTTACTAAACATATGTATCAAgtaaatagataggtaattaaaaataaacaacaacaacaaagttttaaaaaaatggaaaattttgattttggtataAAAACAAGTGATTCCGACTCGCGGTTAACGAATTGTGGAATATTTGTCGCAATGAACCTTCATCTTGAACAACTGAACACATCTCATTGCCAGTTAAAGTCTCGAAATGAATGTAGGACGAATTACaagggcgaaaaaaaaaggaatgctAAAATAGGAGATATAAAAATACCCATCAACAATAttaaacaaaattatgaaaacaccGTCGGGCCAAGCCCAATTCAAGAGTCGATCTTTACGTCAATTGAAATACTTGAATCAGCTGTTGTTCGTATATTAATCGGTCGAGCTTTCGTATTTGCATATAACAGAGAACATTTTACCACCTAGACGATTCGCTAGCCAGGTATTCTTGATAACGGCTATTTTCAAGCTATCACAGTTGAATTCAGCATCCAAATTGGTATGTACTGCTCGTCCCATACCTTCGATAACGATTAAATCGACCGTTTCCATTTCTTCGGCTAGTTCTTTCCCGAGACGACTGAAATAAAGATTCACATTTTcagtcagaattttttgaaacctcaaTTAGAATATTGCAGACGTTCTAAAGTCTAACCTTAGATCTAAACAAGGTCCTGCCTGCGCATTCTCCATGATTATAAGATTTTTCTGATTGTATGCTTCTTCAATGATCGGACACATGACCGATATTTTCCTCACCAAAATGATCAGTTCGTTTTGTGTAACGTCATTCAAAGCTGGAGCTGAATTAGCACAAAGGACgatctgaaaaataatattttaaatagtCAGCGAATTGGACGAATGACTCGTGAAGGAATCGAGAAAACAATTTATACCTAATACAATATACGTACTTTGGTGCCATGTTTTAGAAGTTCTCTAGCAAACGGTATCACCCCAAGGACAATATCAGCTCCGCTGTTATCGACAAATATGGCTACTTTTTGGTAAGGCTGTGTCTGCATTCGCTCAATCCACCGGTCAAGATTATCAACTAACCAAGGTCTTGCTACATAAATGGAAGATTTTTAGTACCAGGATCAAAGTCGAAAGGTCTACGTGAACACGCGAAGAAAACTTACGTGGTATTTTGGAACGAGCTTCTTGGAAACCGAATTCTTGACTTTCTAAAATTTTCGCTACTTCTTTGGCTCCCCAATCGAAAATATTACCGGCTAAAAATCCGACAATGAGTTCGACTTGACGTGGCTTGAATTCCATTACATCTAATTCTTGCAAACGTTTGAGTAAGAACATCAACGCGTATTCATTTTCTTGTTGTCTTTGCTGGTAAAATggaacaaaaacaataaaatgaacgTAATCCTGAAGCATACAGATTGATTTGCCAAGAAATCAGTTGTACTAACGAGTAAAAATGGATCTGGGAAATCAAATTCTCTCAAGTAATGTTCAATGGTGTCCAGTAAACTTCGCACTGTCAAATTGCCATAAGCGCTGGAATCACGacgaaacattattttttcagagcTTTCTGTCCCATTCGATCAAACAGATGACTGGAAAACTTACAAAGGTTGTATTTTCAAATGATGCAGCCTCGTGATATATTTATCTTTGAACATTTCGGCTCTTTCTTGAGCAGTGCTATTTTCGGGTTGACTTGCTATAGCGCAGCGTACAAAAGTAtctattttttcttcgaaacatTTCAGCCAATAttctctaaaaatgaaaataacgaatagaataaattaatttcatcatAAAGTAACCCCAAACAGAAAAATTtgcttcgttgaaaaaaaaaattgaatcagaatttttcacgttctgaatctttcagttttttttttttttttttttttttttacaaaaataccgaacaatttaaattcaaatcaataCCTCGCCTCTTGATCGGAATTCAAGTCCACCGTATCGGGTACATAATCAGCCGGATTTTTAAGCAAAGGACAATACGTCAGCGCCGGTTCCCATCGATCCAACTCCAGCTGATGAACCAGTACGTTATTGTCCAACATCACCGAACCCGTTCTCAGGCCACTGCTTCCAGCGTAATTCTCTAACCACGAATACTGATCACCATCTTTAAGCAGAAATTATCTGTAATCGGTATAACTCTTCAAGAAACCGAAGCGATTATTCGTGCATACgcgaatatgttttttttttttgcaggaaaaaattACCCCATTCTTCTGCTCCCTTGAGGAAAGCTCCGATTGCTCCCAGGTAACCTTCGTGTCTAAGGAATAAACTCTGAACAGAACCTCGAGACCAGTAATTAATCGAGTAGGAAATCGTATGCATGCTTAGAGGATGGTTTCGCAGAAAATAGCCGCCGAAATAGACCTGAAAAATGTAAACTGGTTTAATAATCTCGATGCAAGGTGCTTGGGAATTCAATCAGTTAGGTAGCAACTTGTAAATGTACTTGAAACGTGTTATTTTAATTAATCGCTTCATTTAAATTTACTGTTGAAGGAATACAGTGTTGTAAATATTAATTATTCTATTGAAACGTACAGCGTTACAGTATTAATATGAAATCTAACACGAATTATcctttaaaaaacaattttataatCCCACACGTTTCACTATAGTTGGAAAAACCCCACCATTTATAATTAAGATCCGAGTGAATGATCAAATTAAGAAAAACATCCATTAATACCGCCGTAATTAAACATTACCATCGGATTAAAAAGTTACATGAAATTATTCAATaccttttttaaattgttcatcATGGCGTACAACGAAGCAATTTGTCCGATATCATTACTTATGGTAAATAATAAACTCCTAGCTAGATCTTCCTTCGAGATAGCctcctctgaaaaaaaaatcattaaaaaatccacATTCATTCCACttacagcagaaaaaaattcataaaattaattcaaggACATGGTGCGAATAATTACATACGATTATCAGGTCTTTGGCAAACTTTGCCGAAAGAAGATGCAATAATATCAGGAGGTAATCCGAGCGATTTGGTGCAATCTCCGCCGTAGATATCACGTACCAAAAGATCAACTTTTCGATGATCTCCTTTTTCAGCTAAAAGCAGCAATTCGTCGAAACCCTGCCAAAAAAACGttccaaaaattaacagaaatgCAAAAGGTTTCATTAAATAGTATTTCCACAACTTACTTTGGCTTTAGTTAGTAACGATCCTAATCCCCAAAATGTACCACCTCCGGTGGCAGTACCTCCAATTCGTTCGTATTTTTCTTCCGATTCCACCTGCGAACGTATTCATCATTAGTATAGATACCAATCGTTTGAaggataaattttcataaactgaAAACGAATCTAGTTACTTTTAATATGCTAACTCCTGAACCAATATTGACCAATAGATATGGAAATATGTTAGTATGAGCGGTCTGAAATTCGTACTCTGGATTGCCATTACGATGATAGACGAAAGCTTCATcgctgatatttttcaataaaaaattacatcctTTGATTAAGCACGGTAATTCGTCTTCTTTATCGACTCTGTAATAAGAAAACacgaatcaaaaaatcaaattacataaTCACCGATAGAATATTTCGAAGTTCAGTAATACTAACGAGAGTCCTAATTTCTCCTGGATCAAATCGGCGTATTTGTGAGCTCCTCCTCCGGTAGCTTTGATACATTTACCTTTCATTTCATCGTGACTATTGACCAAATGAGCTCCGATAAAATTAAGACATTCGGCGATATACTTGGtttcaaatttaacaaaatgtaGTCGAGCTCCTTCCGAATACGTGTACGTGAATTGTTCCTGAACAGATGAGAAATTTCAGCACGTAGAATAAGATATCGAGAGATGCAAACGTTTACCAACATTTTCGAAGTTTTCTTCAGAACTCTCACTGGTCCTATCTAGAATGGAAGGTCTACGGTATTGAACGATCGAATAGTACGCAATTTTCGTCAAAGACCCACctaagtaatcaaaaaagtaagtgTTGATCAGATAAGAAGCTACGTTAACGAAAAGGTTCGATtgattaaataataatattacctATATCGATAGCAAATCTCTTGGCTGTTTTCAGATTCCGGAATACTTGGATATTGTCCGGCAACGTAATGCTACTGACCACTGTTTCTTTAGCAGACATTTTGCAGTAATAAATCACTAGTAACACCGATACTAATTGCACACCGGGTGTGACCTTATTGTGTGAACATGTTAGTCGAGTTTGTTACAATTTAATGACATAATCAACGTAAAATCCGACTTAGCGATTACCAGCAAGTATAACGAGAAGttacttcattatttttatctgaTAACCTGATGAATGAAGTACGAAAAACACACTACAATGCAGTGATGACTCTACTGTAATTGTGTTTTTCTCACCTGAAGGTAATTTTACGGTGGTCGTGGTCGAGTgaatttgaagtatttttttatgattgagAGAATGGAGGGAGATTTGAATATTAATCTCAGCTTTGCAAGTTATGAAGTAGTGTAGAAGAGAAGTAcattaaatatttattcaattgaTTTCCAATATTCCAGCCTCTCGatattttttgaagctttattGTCGAAGAGATAGTGTAGAATTAATCAGAAAGATTTTCTGACTTGAAATTAACTAATCTAGAGATAAGGTTTCTCTTTTCTCCTCTCGTCAAAATCGACACTAagatctgtaaaaaaaattaagcaatcAGAAGAAATACATCATCGTTcgaaaaaaagagaattatttattcgaaattatcaaataagTATCGACGTAATACTTatgtaatattaaaaaaaaaaaaaaaaacaaccaaatttAGTCTATTCGATAGAAACATTaacaaaacaataataaaaattaggtagaatCAACGAAAGCTACATCTAATCGCGGTAACATTtgtgcgataattttttttcattaagatCTTGATTTATTATATTTCTAAACCCGTAGATAACGAAGCACACTAAATTAATCAACTATCGACtcctaaataaataaaatttacaataaacGAACACAAatcaatcaacaaaaaaaaattcgaagaattttcgagataacattgaaaaaaaaactcttataGAGTCGAAATATTCGGAATGCTTCACATCTTCTAGCCTCGAGTACCTCTTTACAATATACACttagaatttcaacaaaaatcagtcccaataaaaaaatttagatacCGCATTCTTGAGCGATATGTTCAACTTGAGAACTTAAAAATACGGTaacaaaattattcttttttgtCCTCCTCCTTCTTGTCTGACAGATTATATTTGATGAATCTAGCACCTTGAGCTAACTGTGCTACTTCATTGGTAGCGTGACAGGCAAATAATAACATATTCCGGGGCTGTACTTTCCAGGCAAATCTCATAAACATTAATGAATACAGGCAAAGAGCTGAAACCGTAAAATAATCCATGAATATGCAAATTATATTCGAAGTGTTTCTTAGAAGAAGCAGAATACATACCGGATGTCATTTTGCCACTGATTAAAGATGGATCTTTGTTGATATCTGCAAGTGCAGCGATAGGAATACCCCAGTTAGCTACAGGACCCCAAAAATGGGTGCTGTAAAAGAGTATAATTTAAatatgaatacattttttctcaaaaatacagCGTGTAAATTCTTACCTCATTAAATAGTTGACGAACTCTTTGCTTTTTAATTGTCCCAGACATTTTTTGGCGAAGGCAG
The sequence above is a segment of the Planococcus citri chromosome 3, ihPlaCitr1.1, whole genome shotgun sequence genome. Coding sequences within it:
- the LOC135841835 gene encoding 4'-phosphopantetheine phosphatase, whose amino-acid sequence is MSAKETVVSSITLPDNIQVFRNLKTAKRFAIDIGGSLTKIAYYSIVQYRRPSILDRTSESSEENFENEQFTYTYSEGARLHFVKFETKYIAECLNFIGAHLVNSHDEMKGKCIKATGGGAHKYADLIQEKLGLSVDKEDELPCLIKGCNFLLKNISDEAFVYHRNGNPEYEFQTAHTNIFPYLLVNIGSGVSILKVESEEKYERIGGTATGGGTFWGLGSLLTKAKGFDELLLLAEKGDHRKVDLLVRDIYGGDCTKSLGLPPDIIASSFGKVCQRPDNQEAISKEDLARSLLFTISNDIGQIASLYAMMNNLKKVYFGGYFLRNHPLSMHTISYSINYWSRGSVQSLFLRHEGYLGAIGAFLKGAEEWDGDQYSWLENYAGSSGLRTGSVMLDNNVLVHQLELDRWEPALTYCPLLKNPADYVPDTVDLNSDQEAREYWLKCFEEKIDTFVRCAIASQPENSTAQERAEMFKDKYITRLHHLKIQPFAYGNLTVRSLLDTIEHYLREFDFPDPFLLQRQQENEYALMFLLKRLQELDVMEFKPRQVELIVGFLAGNIFDWGAKEVAKILESQEFGFQEARSKIPPRPWLVDNLDRWIERMQTQPYQKVAIFVDNSGADIVLGVIPFARELLKHGTKIVLCANSAPALNDVTQNELIILVRKISVMCPIIEEAYNQKNLIIMENAQAGPCLDLSRLGKELAEEMETVDLIVIEGMGRAVHTNLDAEFNCDSLKIAVIKNTWLANRLGGKMFSVICKYESSTD
- the Mpc1 gene encoding mitochondrial pyruvate carrier 1, encoding MSAFAKKCLGQLKSKEFVNYLMSTHFWGPVANWGIPIAALADINKDPSLISGKMTSALCLYSLMFMRFAWKVQPRNMLLFACHATNEVAQLAQGARFIKYNLSDKKEEDKKE